The Lineus longissimus chromosome 8, tnLinLong1.2, whole genome shotgun sequence region CGAATGGTCAGCCATTTCTGCCGTAAGTTTTTGCCGCACTGCATGATACTCATCCACTTTTACCAAAACATCTTTTAGTTTTTCCATTTCATCTGGAAAATCAGCTGTCACCTGCAGGTcttcaattttcaaaaagatACACAACGCCTGAATGATATCACCCGCTAGGTCCATGTTGTCAGTTTTTATCGTCACCTGAAATTCCGAATAAAAACTTTTTGAGGCCCGATGGAAAAAATCACAATGAAACAAACTACATTCATAGAAAATTTGTGGGAATACAGTCCAAAGTCTTGTTCAGGTTCTTGACAGTTTATGATCGAGTAAGGTTAAAAGCCACCTGCTATAATAACGTCACTGATGACATGTCACTGCTTCCCATGTATTTCACACGGGAATCCCAGTCAGCCATAACTTACCTGACCACTGGACTCCATCTTGAAGAAGAGAGGTCCTAACCCCCGGAGAGAAATAAAGCCAACATTGAGAGCCCCTTCACAGGACAGGTCATCCTGGAGGAGGAAGTTCTGGTTGATCCACATCACAACCCTGTTGACTCGCTCCTTGACGGAGAAGACGACAGAACTCTTAGGTTCAGGGACGGCATTTGTGCTCAGCGAGTACATAGAAAATCGTGGCAGTTGGCGCATCAATTCAAACACATGAAACTGGGAGCTGAAATAGTAAATACAAGTCACTGGTCACACGCGGTGGATTATAATGCTAAAAGCTGCCTGAACCTAGAGGTGAGGTCTGAACAACTGGTCTCAATAACTGACTGCCACAGATACTGACTGATATCTTCTGCAGTATATGAGTGGGACCAAAGTGCAGATACTCGGATTGTAATAGTCCATTGAGAATGAGCTCACCTTGACTTATAACCAACAAATGCTTTGATGTGCAAGTCAACAGGAATATCTTTTGGAGGTCTGATCGGTACCTTCAGAGAATTGGCCAGTGTTTCTTTATTCGGATGTCTGAAGGAGAGAAGAAAGAACTTGTTATTGGTTTTCATCGCTGAAGTTCTTCATGCCCTGTGTAACCCCCTCAGGATGGCAGTTACAAATTCTGTCAAGGCACATACTTACACAACATGGCTTTCCCCTTCAAAGATTCCTTCAGCGAAAATAAGGACGGCTTTAATCACGGTATCATTGGTGGTGGAGACAAGCAGCTCTACATGGGGCTGAAAGACAAAACTGACATTAAGCATGAGTTGATCAATGGCAAAGGAACTGCTTCTTTGCACTAGATGGTAATGTGCATCATTACAGTGCCTAGATTAGCACCCTTTAGATCAGGTGAATCTGTCTTTGACAATGCAATTTTAAGGATTTTAGTACAACGCGGTTACACATTTATCCCTTACAGATAGGGATGTAACAGATCTAACCAATCGAATAACTTACCGGCTGTGTATCAGTACCAGTGTGGACTCCCAGGGACGTCTGCAGCTGGGTATTGGCCTTGAAAGAAACATATACAGGTAGTAAATGAAGTGACCTTAATGGACcgattaatttttcaatttgttgaGAAGTTGTAGTGTTATTTCACATGTTCATGCAAGTATTGGACACCAGGTATATCTAATAAGGTAAGGGTCCTGTATGCCATACTCACAGGAATCACTCCCATAGCCGACGGATCCAGATCACCAGGTCTTGACGCACCAGCAGCACGGGCATTCTCTTCATAATTCTTCAACTCGAGGAGCAAGTTCTGTTTCCGCTGACTCAGCTCTCGGACAGTGTCTTGTTCGACGTTGGTATCCATCAGGTTACCCCGCATCTCAGGTGGCGCTTGGTTCCAGCCTCGCACTGAAAATAACAAGTAACATATGCCACACGAGGGAACTTGAGCAGCAATGCTGTGTCTTCTGCCAGGGGAATACACAATAACGGGGCACTCTTGCAATCTAACCTAAGGGCTTGATCAGAATGCAGTTTCCCCTATCTTTGACAAGCCTTACCTTCTCCCTCGGTTGAACAACATATCAGCTGATTCTGCCCATCCATGCGGTAGTCTCCCAGGACTATCCCTGCCACAGCACTGTTGAAAGTGTCCTTGAATATCACCTCTCCCGTCCGGTCACTTCGAACATCAATCTGGAAAAAGAACCAAATGAATTATCACACCACTGCTTTTTAAGCCTATTTAGTCATGCTTTTTTTCACTTCCTTTGTGTTCGTTGTGGCAGTTCCTAAAGGTTTTCTAAAAACTGATCAGTTTTTAATGTTACTGAGATGAGAACATGATAGAAAGAACACTGTTGCAAGCCATACCTTGCCATTACTCCAGCCAGTGATGAGTTCAGGGACACCATCCGAATCCAAGTCAAAACTCTCGATAGTCACTGCATGGTTCTTTGATTTGATTCTCCAGTATCTTGCCGTCCCGTCATAGACTCCGACTGTGCCATTGGCAAGAGCGTAACCAAATCTGCTACCCTGCATCAGGCATAACGAGGTGATAGCTTCAGTTTCTGTCATCTCTGCAATGATCTCATCTTCTCTGAACACACGGATGTCAAAATCTTCAGATCCAACAACCAGCTAAAAAGATAATAACACACATTGTTTACATCATAAAACCGACACAGGATATTTATCATGATGGCAATCATcacaatttttgaaataaaaacactTTTAGACTAGTACTGCGGATTACAcatctttttcacaaaaaaaattatgttttatacAAATCCTTCAAGTTTAAGTAGAAGTATTGAGGTCCCAGATTGATATTTAATTCACCTCGTTTTCTCCATTCCGAGTGAAGTCCACCAATGCCAAACTGCACACATTGTCTCCTGTGACTGTCCAGAATGCATCATTACCATCTTTATCAAAGCCTTGAATTGAACAGTTACCGCCAATGACAGCTAGCGGCGAGTCGATGCTTCCCAGTTTGCCCATCACAACAGCATTTGACCCATCAGGTGTCTGAAATATAATCACAAATTCCGTTAACTGAATTAGATGTTCAATTCCTGCTTTAGTTTGACCATACTGTACAGGGCATTCCAAGCATTATTCTAGTTGTTATTGCTTTCTCTGGTAATGACATACTCCAATGGACTGATCTGCATGTGTCTTGACATAATGCAACTAGTAATTATGAAATTTGTGTAAAAGTCACGGTGGCCCATACTTTAATCGCTATTACTCACATCTTTATAAAAGAGATCTCGGTTCTTATCAACATCATAAGCGAGGAGATTTGTCTGTGTTCCAACCACCATTATTTCACCAGGTACATCGTCCAGCGACCCAGCACACACAGAACTTATGGACTGATTGATATTCAGGAGGCTGATATCTGCTTCAATGGCCGATTCCATTCGACCTCCCCTCTGGGCTCTTGTGTGGGGATTGTGAATGAAAACCTGTAAACAGACAAAGTTTGTTAGGGAGTGCTGTCTATTAAGTGCCCTGTAAAACAAGCAATTAAATCTGTTATCAGGATCGCATGAaagaaaaattgcttgtttgcaaaTGTAATCTGACTTTCcaccatttttttctctcgagaATTTCAATCTAACCTAACTTAGGCTGCAACCTCTTGCATGGAATTTAACCCTAATTTATGAATAACACTAATCTATGAAACACCCTGCCTGTACAATGTACgatactgtcatgactgtacctTTCCAGCGGTGGTTGCACAAGTAAGACACGGATGTTTCCCATCATATTTGCCGATGGCTACCATGCGCGGGTTGATCTTGTGGTTGAGTTTGAGGGTGAAGATGGGAACGAGAGGCATCTTGACTGAAAATTAAATAGATACAAGTCACATGTCGATACGTCAcgaggccttttcgaagaagacgaaacAGAGCCCTAAcaaaatcaaatgcgcacactcggaacatCACCCTCAGAACTGACACTGACAGAAGGCCTAGCCTGGCTAAGCCTTAAAGGGCCGGATCGACATTTTTCTGTTTAGCTTGGTTGGTTACCATCAAGATTTGACCTCAAGTACCTAATATTGGACcgttttttgtaattttgtgaTTAAATGATGCATAAGTGCATCTAAGTTAATAGCGTTTACGGGCTAACATACACTTATATTACTGAAATCGAACATAAATCAATGGGAAAAATCATGTTCTTCTGAAAAATGTTGAATTCGATCCTGCCATCTACCGGGAATTTAACGTACTCACCGGAAAGTGCGTGTGTCAACTtccttttcaatttttcaatcGTCTTCGGATCGGTGCAACTTTTTGGTCGTGTCAAAACAAGACTCATCCAACACCATCCGTCTCTTTTAAACACCAGAAACACTAAAAACGAAATCATCATGCCGCCCAAAATGGATCCCAATGAGATCAAGATCGGTAAGAGGCTAGTTTTTAAGGGAAATGCCAAAATTTCGTCTGATGGTGAAGTTTCAATCATGTGTGCATCATGCATGCTGAATGTATGTGTGGTAAATTTTCTACATGCAAATGTGTGCAATCCATGCGTGGTTGCATGCAGAATACCTCACTCCCCTGGAAGGAATGCCTCTGGCTGCATGCACATATGCATGTCCTCTCTGTGTCTGTGACGTGTGCCCTCCACTTGACTTGGCCTTGGGTCACTCCCACCCATATTAAatcctgaccctggcctggccTTGACACTCAATTCCTGAAAAGTCGCTGTCCACAGAAACTGCTGAGGATGCCTGTAATATACAATGAAAATTCTCTTTTTTCAGTGGTCTTGAGGGCTGTTGGTGGTGAGGTTGGAGCAACATCAACCCTTGCTCCCAAAATTGGCCCACTTGGTCTCTCCCCCAAGAAGGTCGGTGATGACATCGCCAAGGCAACCCAGGACTGGAAGGGCCTGAAGATCACAGTCAAGCTGACCATCCAGAACAGACAGGCGACTGTATCTGTCATCCCCAGTGCTTCATCCTTGATCATCAAGGCTCTGAAGGAACCGCCAAGGGACAGGAAGAAAGTTAAGCATGGTGAGTGTTGTCTCAAGAACCCCTCAAGGCATGCCTATCAAATTGGAGATGAAGGTTCCTACAGAGGGGGGACGGAGAAAGCCAAAAGATGGAAATTTACTGATTGTCACCTTAAAATCAAATGCCATGCAGCTATTGAACACAATGCACTGCTTGACTGCTCCTAGTCCTAGTTAATGATGTTATGCTGGTATATTACATGGACTACTGTCTATATTAGGGACATTATAATGTTCTATTCTGAACTTACTTTGATCTGACGGACCAAATTCGAGGTAGGTAATAAAAGTGAGAACGGGTTGTACAAATGTATGAATTAATCTTCATTCCAGTAAAGCACAGTGGAAACATGACCTTCGATGAGATTGTCAGCATTGCCAAGATTATGAGGTCGAGAAGTATGTCCATCAAGCTGTCGGGAACTTGTAAAGAGATCCTAGGTGAGAATCCCAAGTCATTGAACCATTTTGTATCTTGGTGAGAGGTGCGCTTCATTGCTTACCCTTAGAAATCGGCAATGACTTCTCTACAGGTTACTCACCTCTATGAGTCAGGGTTGGCCACCTCTTCCTGAATCCAGCCTCGTACTGAAGGCTACTTGAAGAGTCTGTCTAGTCTACAGTCAATGCATTGTCTTCTATAGACCAAGAGGTCAACTTCAGGATGGACGTCTTGCTCTGTCGCATGCACTATAGGATAGATATTTGTTAACAATTTTGTAAATGTCGAACACTTCTTCTTCAGGTACTGCTCACTCTGTTGGCTGCACCGTTGATGGCCTCCACCCCCATGATGTCATTGAGAAGATCGACAGTGGCGAATACGAAGTGCCTGAGGTTTGTTGTGGCATTATTTAGTTATCAAGTGCATTGTCATCATGTGCATCTTACTCTTGTCATAATATCCCGGGTTGGAGGACTGAGGGGATCTGCCTTGTGACTGGTCATTCAGTGTGTCCTATCCAATAATGACACCTCTCATTTAAGGACAACATATGTCaatcccaaaggtgtccttgatTTAGAGGTTCCATTGTTGTGGTAAGATAAAGATTGTCTTGTGTGCTGCTTGGTCTGATTCTCCTCTTGGTTCTTGTTTCAGGAATAAGAAGTAAAGCGCACTGGAACAAGAAAAAGGAAGATTTCAAAATAATAtgtaaatctttaaaaaaaaagaaataatgaaacTGAACTTGTGGATGCTTTCTTTCTTTCCTCTCAGCCAAGTTTTAAATGACTGTGAGACCGAAATATTTCGATGTACAGTTGTGCAGTCTAGCTGATATCAGTGAACTAGATTGTACCACTGAACCTCTGTTGTCTCTTAGAATTGTTGTCTCCAGGCCCCTAGAATCTAATCTGGGTGGTGTGTCTCCTCCAATGCTCCTTCTCCATCACCAACCACATCATGTTTCTCTGTCATGGGTGCATCAAGTGATAACAATATAAACTTTGTCCTATaaagaccaatttgggatgaaTGAAAATCGTACATCAATCACAACACATCTCAAATgtctcattgggtgatatgaataaagactagcaaatgcttttatctaaatctccatgtacatttacactgggcctttctgtacaaaattgaagtaaaagcatttgctagtctttattcatatcacccattgcatCCTGGCCATCTGGTGGTGACTTCGTCCTCATAGGACCAATATGTCCTCGACGTTTAGTTCTGCTATTCTCGGTTAGGTGTCGCCTCTCGCCTGTAAGTTGCTGGTGTTGAAGTGTGATACGTCCGAGGATAGAAAGTCCGGgtaacaaaggattctattgcGCGCTTTAACCTCGAAGCTATTGCCAGACAACAGGGCTGTACACTTTgcagggggacattttcgactTTCACTTCAAGTGAGATACTGGTCAGATCAGACGGTATCAACAGACGTCTGGAGGACTGGTAAGCCAAAAGCTTGACGATGGTGCATGTCCTCACCCCAGTTGTGTGTGGAGGATGATGGTAAAAGCGACAGCTTGAGGAACATCCTGGAGAGTGGCTCGGGCGTCTGGAGGAAGATTGCTGTTGAAGTCACATCCTGACGACAGAACCTTCAGACTGCATGAAACGTGTATTATGACAGATAAATGTACTTAAGCAACATAATACTAAGAGATTATCGGACGTCTGGAGGAAGCTTGATGGTTGAAGTCACACCCTGGTGACAGGTACTCCAGGTGCATGGGGGATGTGTATCTTAAAAACCAATAAAGGCACATTCCGGAGAGAAGATCAAGAAAATCTGGAGGACGGTTGACAATTGTAATCGTAGCCTTGCGCCATGTACGTCTCGGAGAGAGAATCCGGCGTCTGCAGGAAGGCTGAAGTCACATCCGACGACAGGGGTTCGGTGCCTGACCGACCATCCAGCCCATCCCTCAAAATGACTCAGAAACGATCAAATAATACACTGTAGAAATAACACGCGTGGTGTTTTGTataaaataatttgatatatttacgatattttttcaaatgagaatgaaaaccattACAATAGATAAGTAGTTCTGTACATGAGACTGAGATAATACAAGTAGTCAGCAATAGTGATCATGACATGCGTAATACACAACAAGTCAAAGTTGGAAGAAAAGAAATCACTATAATGAATATACTGTCTTTGATTTTTGATATGTGATTTGTGGTTGGTGACGCGGCAGACCAAACGCGCGAGTATTTTGACTGATCGACCGAGCCGTCACAGTTCAATCGAAATTGTTGGGTGCCATATTTGATTTGAAGAAGCGGCTTTAGAATGTTCGCCGCCCGTTTGCTCTTGCACACGCTGTATGCCTGGTCGTAGAAACACTGGATGAGGCTGTCACTGTGCCTGAAACAGAAAAGAAATTAAAGAAAATTGATGTCTCTGCGTTTCGTCCGAGGAGGAGATAGtggctgtgacattgtctttataTAATGTCAAGCGATATTATCCCGAAACGTCACGGCGGCAACCAGAGCAGTCCGTGGTAGTGAACGATAGAACTACATAAAGGTTCTGCCATTCAGGAAGTCAAGATGGTTGCTGTCGACGACGtaattgcatatacatgtacttgcctcTCCAACTCCTCCATTTCCCGCCCTAACTTTGACGAGCATTTATAATAGTAATATTTCTGGAGTAAATGGACGGTGGCGTTTCTTTTCACTTCACATTTGGTAGTTGGAGGATACGAGGCAGAGCTGATCATCCTCTGGTAACAGTGAAGGTTGCGCTTATATTCTGTAAGACAAATGATAAGGAGGTAAGCGTATACGCCAACTTCAAGGAAATGGGCTATAGACCAGTTTTCACACTTGAATGGGTCTCTACACATCCCACTTCAGAGACAACACTGACAAACTGAACCATCTCATGAGGTAGTCCTCAGTGGAAGGTCTCCACCGCATATCCCATTTACGACAGACGACACCGCAGACATAGTGCATCATGCATAGCACGAGGTAGTCTACACTGGAAGGTCTTCACATTTTTGCACTTACCATAGACGACACTGCAAGCATACTGCGCCATCTCATGAGGTAGTCTCCACTGGAACGTCTCCTCCACATATTGTACCATCTTCGGACAGTTACCAACAACGGAGGCGACGCACGCTCTGTACTCCCTCTCAGCTCTGGAAACAGAGATAAATTATAAGCTGTGAAAGGTAATCGCGAACAAAAGAAAAATCGCGGCGATGCGAAAGCAGTTCTAGTTTGTGAAGATCGTTTCCAACTGAGTGCGAGTTCCTTGTTATTACTCGCTTCGCCGCACTGCGCTGCTCTtaaacaatgcaaaaatcgCACTCGCATGCGTTGTGATATTCATGCGATTTCAAGCCCCACGCGAGCTGGCGTTTGAAGTTTTAGGTGACTGTGATTTTAGCTCAAGGAAAGACAACAGGCGGTGCACCTGGGACATCTGACGAGGTCGCCTTCACTGGAAGATCTCTTGGCACCGCATACCCCGCTGACGATCGACGACACTGCAGACGGTCTGGGCTATCTCATGAGCATTATGTCGTCTCCACTTGAATGTCTCCTTGACATTTCTCACCTGCCTTCTACAAGACAACGTGGGTGGGCCTACCTGCACATCTTGTCCACTTTGAGGAGGTCTCCTCTCACAATGACGGGGACCAACTTATATACCCTGGGGGTCTGTTGCAGAAACAATTCCGAGCAATAGGCCAGGCGGTTGGGGAAGGTGGGCATGCACCTGGGTGAGTAGGAAAATGCTGGAAAAGAAAAGGAAATCTTTGCAAAATTTATCTAACGTCATCAAAGTTCGTCATATAATCATGCAGCGTCATAGTGAAAAGTGAAAGTATCACCAAAAGTCGGGTACACAGGCTAAGGAAGACACCTGGAAAGACGAAAGGCATCCTCACGTGAAACTCCCAAATATAATTCAATAGATTAGTTTATTCGATCTTTATCTCTTGAAGGGAATGTGCACTCTGTCCCATTACCATTGGAAGATTTAGCCATAGTTTTAAGAGTGATGTTACACTTGGCAGGAACTGGTAGGAGAGATTTCTCATAAACGATCTTGTTGATCTCAAAGGCGACTTCAGCTGCTCTTGTATTGCATCCTGATCGTATCAGCCGGTGTTTGCACAGCAGCAGGTCTTCATTTagcctgaaagaaaaaaaggaatcTGATgacaaaaaggagaaaaaaatgcCGAGGCTTATGAAACTTTCCAACACGTGATGTCGAATGCTGGGTCTTAAGGTCCAGGTATTGAAGGTCATGGACCTCTCAAGAACGATATATAATTTCCCGTTAATCCGTCACCACGCAATGGGAGGACCATCTTCCAACTATAAGTTACACCGGCATGAccggcatacatgtacatacgtgCAAGGATCTGTGTGCGCTCTCCCTAACTTTGCCAGGTTGAACAACCGATCACATCGCTGAGAAAGAAGTCCGTATCTTTGGGTGACAATGCACATGAGGTTGTCGGTGTATCGCGCTGAAATGAggattgaaaaaaaatattgaggCTACACGGGGAGTCGAAACCGTGACCACCAggtcgaaagtccagcattctaaccgttcaACCACAGAGGTTGTTCATGTTTGGGTGGAGTTTTTCTTCGGATTAAAGACCGACCCCGGGTATAAAAGGCTCTTCACCTGTCACTGATCCAGTGCTCAACTGATATCATTGCTCCCAGGACCTCCAACGGTCAAGATTAAAATATCCCACATAACTTTGTTATCAGGCCTCAGAATTTCCTGGAAACTGTCAGTCAAATCTATGAATGCCTCAGCAACAACATTCTTAAAGTTCAAGTCCTATCTCCCAGCCAATAAAGAGAAATTAGAAGATTTCAGGGCCTGCCCCTCTATTTTTTGAATATGATTGGCACTATGGAGGCGGGGCAAGTAGATGGCCAGAACGAATCAGGGGCAATGTCAGTATGATGCAGCCTGGCTAGGTAACATCAGAGGGAAAGCTATATAGGCCACATGCTGTGAGCACTCAAGTTTATCACTGCATATGTCAAGTGCAATTAGTTTATTGAAGCATAGGTTTGGCCGGGTATTGTAGTCTGGTAGAATTAGAATTCTctgaataaaatattgaaatattgcagGATTAggtttacatgtagatttattttcaaatattacTGCACACCAAAATAGTATATcgtacattttatttcaacaatgcaggAGAAAAAGCATTTTCTAAATATCAGAAAATGAAGGATACCTCAGACATTGAATTGTTTGTTGTGTTTCATTCGACTTTATCAATCAAAGCACAATTTATAGTTTCCCTTGGTTTCTTCTAGACAAGGTTAATCCACAAAGTAAAATAACACATTGATTTAtactagtacagtggaaccccggtaacacgaccactcatggggccgtggtcggagtggtcgtgttaccggggtggtcgtgttagggaagttgggaatccccagacgaaatacatgattatttttcccgccaaaattgccgactgcatggcgtgtgtacgctgtactaccatagcaacgctgcctgattgagataatgcacgctccaaagttttgttatcatgcctcgcaagaacagttcgtcgataaaattacatgttacattctcagaatgagttagaaaaggtaattttgtaactcattttatccacaaagtttcattatctgcccgacgtgacgcatttgcgggcaatttggtgaatcatcctccatgtacccgactgtttgtgacgattgaagtaaacttgtcgtatgattccgaaaatatgcgaaaataaattagcGGCGAGTTCCAAGATTCATCAGCAATTCACACCTGagaagatgagttgagtaatgctacagttttaatcaagtctattttcagtcaaaatatttaaagaaatataaaatgatactgtagtaaatcaaccaagttctccatatcataaaacattcaaacgtctcgcaagcttgttattgtcataagtgtggtcttcaaactacccgccgtttattataagttcatatgcaaatcacgcaaatcacatgatttcgctgctgctgagtgcgcttgtctggtactgaactggctcagtaatgaaaataaaccatgaaaacgttagaaaaggaaagtttatttattcatttacacttatacaattgatcatacctgcaaaatcacattgtattttttgttttcatatgtattcccatggccattgtccccgtctcaacaaagcttggcagcgaggtgctaattactatgccgcggtcgcgaccgattacggcaattaggcctggtggtcgggttagcggggttgattttcagtttgggaccggccaagccagtggtcgcggtcggggtaccggtgtggtcgtcttagcgggggtctcttaatggtaattagagaggaaaccattcgggaccggacaatcgtggtcgcgttggcggggtggtcgcgttactgaggtggtcgccaaccggggttccactgtattcctAAAATCCGGCAGGTCTATAGGCCTTCATTGACTAATTTGGATTGTGAGTCATGCAGAAATTTAGGTTTGCTCACATGTTCTTAGCTTttcatttcataaatatttctttgtttgCTAATGAGTACCTGCATGATCACTTTGAATATTAGGTGGCAAAAGAAAActtgaaatgatttcaaaaaatgtctcttttaaTTCTTTTTTCTCAAACATCCCAAATTGGAGTACATAAACCCGAAATCTAATTTTGGTAAAGCACCAAGATATGGAACTGAAGCAACCATTTGAGATTGTTTACACTCATCACACTTCAGTTGTCAAGCCACATTAGCCTTATCT contains the following coding sequences:
- the LOC135492029 gene encoding Bardet-Biedl syndrome 2 protein homolog, whose protein sequence is MPLVPIFTLKLNHKINPRMVAIGKYDGKHPCLTCATTAGKVFIHNPHTRAQRGGRMESAIEADISLLNINQSISSVCAGSLDDVPGEIMVVGTQTNLLAYDVDKNRDLFYKDTPDGSNAVVMGKLGSIDSPLAVIGGNCSIQGFDKDGNDAFWTVTGDNVCSLALVDFTRNGENELVVGSEDFDIRVFREDEIIAEMTETEAITSLCLMQGSRFGYALANGTVGVYDGTARYWRIKSKNHAVTIESFDLDSDGVPELITGWSNGKIDVRSDRTGEVIFKDTFNSAVAGIVLGDYRMDGQNQLICCSTEGEVRGWNQAPPEMRGNLMDTNVEQDTVRELSQRKQNLLLELKNYEENARAAGASRPGDLDPSAMGVIPANTQLQTSLGVHTGTDTQPPHVELLVSTTNDTVIKAVLIFAEGIFEGESHVVHPNKETLANSLKVPIRPPKDIPVDLHIKAFVGYKSSSQFHVFELMRQLPRFSMYSLSTNAVPEPKSSVVFSVKERVNRVVMWINQNFLLQDDLSCEGALNVGFISLRGLGPLFFKMESSGQVTIKTDNMDLAGDIIQALCIFLKIEDLQVTADFPDEMEKLKDVLVKVDEYHAVRQKLTAEMADHSNLIRSLVVRAEDSRIMGDMKNMRKGYMELYDLNRDLINGYTIRCNNHQELLNCLRQVNQTVQRAGRLRVGKYKTAVVSACRAAIKNNNVSALFKIIKTGSS
- the LOC135492031 gene encoding large ribosomal subunit protein uL11-like, with the translated sequence MPPKMDPNEIKIVVLRAVGGEVGATSTLAPKIGPLGLSPKKVGDDIAKATQDWKGLKITVKLTIQNRQATVSVIPSASSLIIKALKEPPRDRKKVKHVKHSGNMTFDEIVSIAKIMRSRSMSIKLSGTCKEILGTAHSVGCTVDGLHPHDVIEKIDSGEYEVPEE
- the LOC135492651 gene encoding uncharacterized protein LOC135492651, with the protein product MRFENPIPILLTIGAAIIGVFTLGCPPMFGDEYGRCLQDIPFGHDLARFLDAVLTEMKKKKFERYCTNYTRVVHCTKSVLQMCPEKISHHEQYFHVADRVMDLICPGPRSARYTDNLMCIVTQRYGLLSQRCDRLFNLAKLGRAHTDPCTLNEDLLLCKHRLIRSGCNTRAAEVAFEINKIVYEKSLLPVPAKCNITLKTMAKSSNAFSYSPRCMPTFPNRLAYCSELFLQQTPRVYKLVPVIVRGDLLKVDKMCRAEREYRACVASVVGNCPKMVQYVEETFQWRLPHEMAQYACSVVYEYKRNLHCYQRMISSASYPPTTKCEVKRNATVHLLQKYYYYKCSSKLGREMEELERHSDSLIQCFYDQAYSVCKSKRAANILKPLLQIKYGTQQFRLNCDGSVDQSKYSRVWSAASPTTNHISKIKDSIFIIVISFLPTLTCCVLRMS